One Sodalis praecaptivus DNA segment encodes these proteins:
- a CDS encoding alkaline phosphatase family protein, which translates to MKTILVVLDGLSYVVAYDTMGYLHGECAAGRGRLYSLTCELPSLSRPLYECILTGVPPVQSGVVHNEVIRLSHHRSIFHFARAAGLTTAAAAYHWVSELYNRAPFNAAEDRHTLAPALPIQYGHFYHADHYPDSHLFEDAESLRLRHQPDFLLIHPMNIDDAGHRHGLSTPQYRNAARNADGLLSRWLPGWLAAGYQVIVTADHGMNDDRSHGGILPEERQVPLFVFGDAFSLAPARPQQTELCGTVCHLLGVDHDRPVCGDLLR; encoded by the coding sequence GTGAAAACAATCTTGGTGGTATTGGACGGACTGAGCTATGTGGTGGCCTATGACACTATGGGTTACCTGCACGGTGAATGCGCCGCCGGACGTGGGCGGCTGTACTCGCTGACCTGCGAATTGCCGTCGTTATCGCGTCCACTGTACGAATGTATTCTTACCGGCGTCCCGCCGGTGCAAAGCGGCGTGGTGCACAATGAGGTCATCCGTTTGTCTCACCACCGCAGTATTTTTCATTTCGCGCGCGCGGCGGGGCTGACAACCGCGGCGGCGGCCTATCATTGGGTCAGCGAACTTTACAACCGCGCGCCGTTCAACGCCGCGGAAGACCGGCACACGCTGGCGCCGGCGTTGCCCATTCAATACGGGCACTTTTATCATGCGGATCATTATCCGGACTCCCATTTGTTCGAGGATGCGGAAAGCCTGCGTCTGCGCCATCAGCCGGACTTCCTGCTGATCCATCCGATGAATATCGATGACGCCGGCCATCGCCACGGCTTGTCGACGCCGCAGTACCGCAACGCCGCACGCAACGCCGATGGTTTGCTGTCGCGCTGGTTGCCGGGCTGGCTGGCCGCGGGCTATCAGGTCATCGTGACCGCCGATCACGGTATGAATGATGACCGCAGCCACGGCGGCATTTTGCCTGAAGAGCGTCAGGTACCGCTGTTTGTGTTCGGCGATGCCTTCAGCCTTGCTCCGGCCCGACCACAGCAAACGGAACTCTGCGGCACGGTATGTCATCTGCTCGGGGTAGACCACGACAGACCGGTCTGCGGGGACTTGCTGCGATGA
- a CDS encoding ABC transporter permease, with protein sequence MSQAELLWHRGVVALLLVVLLLPLAATLVYALSTTWGATILPQGFQLKWFADLWRDPRFLAALGHSLLICLGALLLSVLLVLPVIFVIAYYFPWLDGVMNILILLPFAVPPVVSSVGLLQLYSDGPLTLTGTPWILVCCYFTLMLPFIYRAVNNNLQAINLRDLMDAAHLLGASTAQAALLVILPNLRKGCMIAMLLSFSFLIGEFVFANLLVGNRYETLQVYLYNMRNGSGHFTSALVISYFVVVLLLTLLANALGREKE encoded by the coding sequence ATGAGTCAGGCCGAATTACTTTGGCATCGCGGCGTGGTGGCCTTGCTGCTGGTGGTACTGTTATTGCCGCTGGCGGCAACGCTGGTTTATGCTCTCAGCACCACCTGGGGGGCAACGATTCTGCCGCAGGGTTTTCAGCTTAAATGGTTTGCGGATCTGTGGCGCGACCCGCGATTTTTGGCGGCGCTGGGGCACTCTTTGCTCATTTGCCTGGGGGCGCTGCTGCTGTCGGTGCTGCTGGTGCTGCCGGTGATTTTCGTTATCGCCTATTATTTCCCCTGGCTGGACGGGGTAATGAACATTTTGATCCTGCTGCCGTTCGCCGTGCCGCCGGTCGTCTCATCGGTAGGACTGCTGCAACTCTATTCCGATGGTCCGCTGACGCTGACCGGCACCCCCTGGATCTTGGTCTGCTGCTATTTCACGCTAATGCTGCCGTTTATTTATCGCGCCGTGAATAACAACTTGCAGGCGATCAATCTGCGCGACTTGATGGATGCGGCGCATTTGCTGGGCGCCAGCACCGCTCAGGCGGCGCTGCTGGTCATCCTGCCCAATTTGCGCAAAGGCTGTATGATAGCGATGCTATTGTCATTCTCCTTTCTTATCGGCGAGTTTGTCTTCGCCAATCTGTTAGTGGGTAATCGCTACGAAACCCTGCAGGTCTATCTCTACAATATGCGCAACGGCAGCGGTCATTTCACCAGCGCGCTGGTCATTTCTTATTTTGTGGTGGTGCTGCTGTTGACATTGCTGGCCAATGCCCTCGGCAGGGAAAAGGAGTAA
- a CDS encoding Na/Pi cotransporter family protein: MLTLLHLLSAVALLVWGTHIVRTGIMRVYGARLRQVLSRSVEKKTMAFMAGIGVTALVQSSNATAMLVTSFVAQKLVALTPALVIILGADVGTALMARVLTFDLSWLSPLFIFIGVCLFLGRKQSRAGQLGRVAIGLGLILLALELIVSASTPITQASGVKVLFSSLTGDILLDALTGALFAIISYSSLAAVLLTATLSATDVISFKVALCLAIGANLGSGILAMLNASGQNAEGKRVALGSLLFKLIGCLVVLPFVSPLAGLLERLPLADSELVIYFHVFYNLFRCLAMVPFADPMARLCSKWIADTPIDDRSVRPRHLDTSALDTPALALVNAARETLRMGDVVESMLLLHTEVLHGQVEKNREVRRLDDDVDVLYTAIKLYLAQIPKEDLDEADSRRWAEIIEMALNLEQAGDIIERMTGDIAAKSLNARRAFSAQGMKELDTLHEQLMSNLRLSLSVFLSNDMTSARRLRRAKHRFRITDRRYAHAHVDRLHQQNVQSLETSSLHLSLLGDLKRVNSLFCSVAYNVLELDEESEEDEIRDRDDNRPPAAGKP, from the coding sequence GTGTTAACGCTGTTACATTTGCTGTCCGCCGTGGCGTTGCTGGTATGGGGCACCCATATCGTTCGCACAGGAATTATGCGTGTCTATGGTGCCCGTCTGCGGCAGGTGCTTAGCCGCAGCGTAGAGAAAAAAACTATGGCCTTCATGGCCGGTATCGGCGTGACCGCGCTGGTGCAGAGCAGCAACGCCACGGCGATGCTGGTGACCTCCTTCGTGGCCCAGAAATTAGTGGCGCTGACGCCGGCGCTGGTCATTATTCTCGGTGCCGATGTGGGTACCGCCCTGATGGCGCGGGTGCTGACCTTCGATCTTTCCTGGCTGTCGCCGTTGTTTATTTTCATCGGCGTTTGTCTGTTTCTCGGCCGTAAACAATCCCGCGCCGGGCAACTGGGCCGTGTCGCTATCGGCCTGGGCCTGATTCTGCTGGCCCTGGAACTGATTGTCAGCGCCTCCACGCCCATCACCCAGGCCAGCGGCGTCAAAGTGCTGTTCTCCTCCCTTACCGGCGATATCCTGTTGGATGCGCTGACCGGGGCGTTGTTCGCCATTATCAGTTATTCCAGCCTGGCGGCGGTGCTGCTGACCGCGACCCTCTCCGCTACCGATGTCATCTCCTTCAAAGTGGCGCTATGCCTGGCGATAGGCGCGAATCTCGGCAGTGGGATCCTGGCAATGCTTAACGCTAGCGGCCAGAACGCCGAGGGCAAACGCGTCGCCCTCGGCAGCCTGCTGTTCAAATTGATCGGCTGCCTGGTGGTGCTGCCGTTTGTCTCGCCGCTGGCGGGGCTATTGGAACGACTGCCGCTGGCGGATTCGGAATTGGTCATCTATTTCCACGTGTTTTATAACCTGTTCCGCTGTCTGGCCATGGTGCCCTTCGCCGATCCTATGGCGCGGCTGTGCAGTAAGTGGATTGCCGATACGCCGATAGACGATCGCAGCGTGCGCCCGCGCCATTTGGATACCAGCGCGCTGGATACGCCCGCGCTGGCGCTGGTGAACGCCGCCCGTGAAACGCTGCGTATGGGTGACGTGGTGGAAAGCATGTTGCTGTTGCACACCGAGGTGCTGCACGGTCAGGTGGAAAAAAACCGCGAGGTTCGCCGTCTGGACGACGACGTTGATGTGCTGTACACGGCCATTAAACTTTATCTGGCGCAGATCCCCAAGGAAGATCTGGACGAAGCGGATTCGCGCCGCTGGGCGGAAATTATTGAAATGGCGCTCAATCTGGAGCAGGCGGGGGATATTATCGAGCGCATGACGGGGGATATTGCCGCCAAATCGCTGAATGCGCGCCGGGCTTTCTCCGCCCAGGGTATGAAGGAGCTGGACACGCTGCATGAGCAGCTGATGTCAAATCTGCGCTTAAGTCTATCGGTGTTCTTATCAAACGATATGACCAGCGCCCGCCGCCTGCGCCGCGCCAAGCACCGCTTTCGTATTACCGACCGCCGCTATGCGCACGCCCATGTGGATCGCTTGCACCAGCAGAATGTGCAGAGTTTGGAAACCAGCTCGCTGCATTTGAGCCTGCTGGGGGATCTGAAACGGGTCAATTCGCTGTTCTGTTCGGTGGCCTATAACGTGCTGGAGCTGGATGAGGAGTCGGAAGAGGATGAGATCCGCGACCGTGACGACAACCGGCCCCCGGCCGCCGGTAAGCCCTGA
- a CDS encoding ABC transporter substrate-binding protein: MKYLYASVLTTALLAIGPAGYAAAADVAALEQAARQEGQVMSVGMPDSWANWKQTWQDLASQYQIQHSDTDMSSAQEIAKFLAEKNNASADIGDVGVSFAPLAVQKGVTQPYKPSTWDQIPDWAKDKEGQWAVAYTGTIAFIVNKQTVKTIPHSWADLLKGDYKVALGDVGTAAQAVNGVLAAAYAMGGNETNLQPGLDFFAKLAKAGRLGLNDPSIAALEKGEVDVGILWDFNGLNYRDQIDKTRFEVLIPSDGSVISGYSTIINKYAKHPNAAKFAREYIFSDAGQINLARGYARPIRVERLTLPEDVKAKLLPDEQYKNAHPIADAAAWEKNAKALPRLWQENVMMAMKQ, encoded by the coding sequence ATGAAATATTTGTACGCTTCTGTGTTAACGACAGCGCTGCTGGCCATCGGTCCGGCAGGCTATGCCGCGGCGGCCGATGTGGCGGCGCTGGAGCAGGCGGCGCGTCAGGAAGGGCAGGTCATGAGCGTCGGCATGCCCGATTCGTGGGCAAACTGGAAACAGACCTGGCAGGATTTGGCCAGCCAGTATCAGATACAGCACAGCGATACGGATATGAGTTCCGCGCAGGAAATCGCCAAATTCCTGGCGGAAAAGAATAACGCCAGCGCCGATATCGGCGATGTCGGCGTCTCCTTTGCCCCGCTGGCGGTACAAAAAGGCGTGACGCAGCCCTATAAACCCAGCACTTGGGATCAGATCCCCGACTGGGCGAAAGATAAAGAGGGGCAGTGGGCGGTGGCTTACACCGGCACGATTGCGTTTATCGTCAACAAGCAGACGGTGAAAACGATTCCCCATAGCTGGGCGGATCTGTTGAAGGGCGATTACAAAGTTGCTTTAGGGGATGTCGGCACTGCGGCGCAGGCGGTCAATGGCGTGTTGGCAGCCGCTTACGCCATGGGCGGTAACGAGACGAATCTGCAACCGGGCCTCGACTTCTTCGCCAAACTGGCCAAGGCCGGTCGGCTGGGCCTAAACGATCCCTCTATTGCCGCGCTGGAGAAGGGAGAAGTGGACGTCGGGATCCTCTGGGACTTTAACGGCCTCAATTATCGCGACCAGATTGATAAAACCCGGTTTGAGGTACTGATCCCCTCCGATGGCAGCGTCATTTCCGGTTACAGCACTATCATCAATAAATACGCCAAACATCCCAACGCCGCCAAGTTCGCGCGCGAATACATCTTCTCAGACGCGGGGCAGATCAATTTGGCTCGCGGCTATGCCCGCCCGATCCGCGTTGAACGACTGACGTTGCCGGAAGACGTCAAGGCGAAACTTTTGCCTGACGAACAGTATAAAAATGCGCACCCGATAGCCGACGCCGCGGCCTGGGAGAAGAATGCCAAAGCGTTGCCGCGTCTGTGGCAGGAAAACGTCATGATGGCGATGAAGCAGTAA
- a CDS encoding ABC transporter permease — MKGKGIAALVLLPFALLFTAFQIAPLVWMAIGSFMSDLDGWGLGNYRTIFSSPFYRQAMQFSLQLTFSSSLCGLLIATVASYSLHRLGISPLRDGAIAFTNMTSNFTGVPLAFAFIILLGANGCVTLLLRRYGWMTDFSLYSKTGLTVLYTYFQIPLGVLLLYPAFGALREEWRESAALLGASRLRFWLHIGLPVLTPALLGTFVILLANALGAYATLFALTTGNYNIIPIRISALVAGDLDLDPYLASALGMVLVALMVLITLAHQLLVRRSYIRARP; from the coding sequence ATGAAGGGCAAAGGGATTGCGGCGCTGGTGCTGCTGCCGTTTGCGTTGCTGTTTACCGCATTTCAGATAGCGCCGTTGGTGTGGATGGCCATTGGCAGTTTCATGAGCGACCTCGACGGCTGGGGTCTCGGCAACTATCGCACCATTTTCAGCTCGCCGTTTTATCGCCAGGCCATGCAGTTCTCCTTACAGTTGACGTTTTCCTCTAGCCTGTGCGGCCTGCTCATCGCCACCGTCGCCAGCTACTCCCTGCACCGGCTGGGGATTTCGCCCCTGCGCGACGGCGCCATCGCCTTTACCAACATGACCAGCAACTTCACCGGCGTGCCGCTGGCTTTCGCCTTTATTATTCTGCTGGGCGCCAACGGCTGCGTCACCCTGCTACTGCGCCGCTATGGCTGGATGACGGATTTTAGCCTGTATTCAAAAACCGGGTTGACGGTGCTCTATACCTATTTTCAGATCCCGCTGGGCGTGCTGCTGCTGTATCCCGCTTTCGGCGCGTTGCGCGAAGAGTGGCGCGAGTCCGCGGCGCTCTTGGGCGCGAGCCGCCTGCGTTTCTGGCTGCATATCGGTTTGCCGGTATTGACGCCGGCGCTCCTGGGCACCTTTGTTATCCTGCTGGCCAATGCGCTCGGGGCTTATGCCACCCTCTTTGCGCTCACCACCGGTAATTACAACATCATTCCGATCCGTATATCGGCGCTGGTGGCAGGGGATCTCGATCTCGACCCGTACTTGGCCAGCGCGCTGGGAATGGTGCTGGTGGCGTTGATGGTATTAATCACGTTGGCGCATCAACTGTTGGTACGCCGCAGCTATATCCGCGCCCGCCCCTAA
- a CDS encoding ABC transporter ATP-binding protein translates to MAYLTVKQLNKHYGPTQVFTNIDFSADEGEFVTLLGPSGCGKSTLLRCLAGLTSVDSGEMMLQGQNLVPLPPQQRGIGMVFQSYALFPNMTVAANVAFGLKMLRLPADVIRQRTDEALALVELQTFAHRYPHQLSGGQCQRVALARSLVTRPRLLLLDEPLSALDARIRRYLRDQIRLIQQELKLTAIFVTHDQEEALTLSDRVVLMNQGRIVQNDSAEMLYTRPVDAFAAGFIGNYNILEGDQASALTGRRYSSRVAIRPESITLLPAGQGLDAVILGHSLLGNVIRYRVECRQVSLAVDVLNRSVADLYPNGGRIGLQLEISTLCEVA, encoded by the coding sequence ATGGCGTATTTGACGGTTAAGCAGCTGAATAAACACTATGGTCCGACTCAGGTGTTCACCAATATCGACTTCAGCGCCGACGAAGGCGAATTCGTCACATTGCTGGGCCCGAGCGGCTGCGGCAAGTCCACGCTGCTGCGCTGCCTGGCCGGTTTGACATCGGTGGACAGCGGCGAGATGATGTTGCAAGGACAAAACCTGGTGCCGCTGCCGCCGCAGCAGCGCGGTATCGGCATGGTGTTCCAAAGCTATGCGCTGTTTCCCAACATGACGGTCGCGGCCAATGTCGCGTTCGGTCTGAAAATGCTGAGGCTGCCGGCCGACGTGATTCGCCAGCGAACCGATGAGGCGCTGGCGCTGGTGGAGTTGCAAACCTTCGCCCACCGCTATCCCCATCAGCTTTCCGGCGGTCAGTGCCAGAGGGTGGCGCTGGCCCGCTCGCTGGTGACCCGGCCGCGGCTATTGCTGCTCGATGAGCCGCTATCGGCGCTGGATGCGCGCATACGCCGCTATTTGCGCGATCAAATACGCCTTATTCAGCAGGAGCTTAAATTAACCGCCATTTTCGTTACCCACGATCAGGAGGAGGCGCTGACGCTATCCGATAGAGTGGTGCTGATGAATCAGGGCCGCATCGTTCAAAACGACAGCGCGGAAATGCTCTATACCCGGCCGGTGGACGCTTTCGCCGCCGGATTTATCGGTAATTACAATATCCTGGAGGGCGACCAGGCCAGCGCGCTGACCGGCCGGCGCTACAGCTCGCGGGTGGCGATACGGCCGGAATCCATAACGCTGCTGCCGGCCGGACAAGGGCTTGATGCCGTCATCCTCGGCCATAGCCTGTTGGGCAATGTCATCCGCTATCGGGTAGAATGTCGCCAGGTTTCCCTCGCGGTGGATGTTTTGAATCGTTCTGTGGCCGATCTCTATCCAAATGGCGGGCGAATTGGTCTACAGTTAGAGATATCAACACTATGCGAGGTTGCCTGA